The nucleotide sequence GCGGGAATCCCGAAGTGGAATGGTTGCTGGAGTCGCGGGCGCTGCGGTTCACGTCGCTGCCGGCGTTGTTGGCCGAAACGGTGTTGGCGGGACGGAAGAATCTGGTCATTTGCGGCACGCACGGGAAAACGACCACGACGTCGCTCACGGCGTTTTTGCTGCGGGAGAATGGTCGTGATCCGGGGTTTCTGATCGGCGGCGTGCCGCTCGACCCGCCAGTGGGACAACACTTGGGCGGCGCGGCGGAGCCGTTTGTGATCGAGGGCGATGAATACGACAGCGCGTTTTTCGACAAGCGTTCGAAGTTCATTCATTACGCGCCGCACATCGCGGTGCTGAACAATCTGGAATTCGATCACGCCGATATCTTTCGCGACTTGGAGGATGTGCAGCGGACGTTCCGTCACCTTTCGCGGATCGTGCCGCGCAACGGTTTCGTGTTGGTCAATGGCGATGACACCAACTTGGCGGCGTTGGGAGACATGGACTGGACGAAGATCGTCCGCGTCGGCACCGGCGAGACCAACGATGTTCGTATTACGAACTTTGAGGAAGGGCCGGAGGGCGTCGCGTTTACGCTGACGTGGGGCGGGCGCGAATGGGGCACGGTTAGTTGGACGACGGCGGGACTGTTTAATGCGCGCAACGCGGCGATGGCGGCGACGGCGGCCGGGTTGGCGCTCGATCCGAGTGATCCGACGGGACTGTCGCTGGCCCCGCTGGCGAGGTTTCGCGGCGTGCGCCGGCGTCAGGAGATCAAATTGCAGCGTGATGACCTGGTCGTGATGGAGGACTTCGGTCATCATCCGACGGCGATCGCGGAGACCTTGCGCTCACTGCGCGCGCGTTATCCGGCGCATCGGCTGGTGGCGGCGTTCGAGCCGCGCAGCAATACGGCGCGGTCGCGGCGGTTGCAGGACGATTTCATTCAAGCGCTGCGTAACGCCGATACGGTCTACGTTGGCGCGGTGAGTCGCGCCGATCGCATGACGGCGGCGGAGCGGTTTGATCCCGCGGTGGTGTGTTCGACACTGGCGGCGATGAGCACGGCGGCGCACACGGCGGATTCCAACACGGGTGTGTTGGATCGGTTGCTGACTGAGCTGACGGTGGACAACGCAAACGGACCGATGCTGGTGGTCTTTTTCACCAATGGCTCGTTCGACGGCATCATTCAAAAATTTGTGGCGCAAGCTGAAGGCAAGGGCTGATCAAGTTGACGGGTAACATCGCCTGAAAAAGCACTGCATGCACACATGGCGTCAGCTTGAGTTATTGACCAAGGATGGCGCGGATTCGATCCGAACTGAAGGCGGATTTCACACCAAGAACGCAGAGATCGCGGTGTTCTGATGGGTTTTAGTTTCCGCTGCTGGGGTAGTCGTCGTCCCATGGATACGCGAGGCGGCCTGCACTCGGGGGCCCGCCACTCCCTGGTGTGATTTCCTCGGTTTCGAAGGCGTCGGACGATTCGAAGTAGGGGAGCGGTCGGCTCCAGGCGGGCACGCGGTTTGATGCCATCATGGGGAGGTCGCCGGGCGGAACAGTCACGTGGCCGAAGGCCCAGGGCGAGGCGATGGCTGGGGCTACGCGATTGTTATCGTCGCCGGCAGGAGGTGGCGGCAGGCGGCGTATGTTGGCTTCGAGTCCGGCGAGAGGGACGTCGTAACGGGCGGCGGTCTGGCGGAGGATATGCAGCGCCACTTCCCGGTCGTTGTGGAGGAAGGGGGCGGCGGCTTGGAGCAGCCAGGCTTCGGGGGCTTGCAGGATGCGCAGGGCGAAGCCGGCATCGGCGAGTCGGGGGATGGCGCCGAAGCGTTTTTGGCCGATGCCGACAACGGTCATCTCGAGTCCGACGAGGTGCCACTCATCTTCGAATTTGAAAGCGTAGCCGGGTAAGACGTGGCCGCGTTCGTAGATGATGACGAAGTCGTGATCGCGGATAACGGGAGCAGGCAGGCGTAAGGCGGTGAGTCCAAACACCAAGGTTCCGGACGCGCATTGCCACGACCCTTCGCGCACGATGGCGGCGAGGGTGGTGCTGTCGCGATTATAGCGGGGCGGCTGGTCGGGCGGACCGAGACGGCGGAGGACACGGTCGGTGGCGATGGTTTTTAGCCGCTCGGGGGTGAACGGCTCGAATGCAGAACGTTCGAGGGTGGACAGAAGTTGAGTGGCAGCGAGGCGAGCTGCGGCATGGATGTCGCCTTCACCGGACTGATTTGGCGCGCTCAATTCGGCGGTGCGGGCGAGTGCGTTCAGCAGCGTGGCTGGTGCGATGGCGGTGGTGGTTTGCGCGGACCAACGAGCCAAGTCGGGATTGCGCGACAGTTCGGCGGAATCGAAATCGAGTTTGGGCAGTTCCAGCTCGTAGGGTTGGTTGCTCCAGACGATGGGTTTCGCTGGCGGGGCGGTTGGCGTGCGGATCTTGGTGGTAGCAGACGCAGGCGTCTCGATGGCGTCGGGACTGAACGCCCATGCGAGCAGCAGGCTTACGGTCCCCGCGATCGTCGCGGTCACCACGAGCCGGGTGCCGCGTTGAGCGGAGGCGTCGCTGTTGCGCGTGCTGTAAAGATCCTTCGGGTCGCCGTTGCTCAATGGGGGATTGGGATAAGAAAGGCGGTTGGGTGGGGTGTGGGGTCGCGCGGATCAGCGTCCGCAAGCGGCCGGCCTACAGTGCAATCTGATTGCTTAGCGGATCGAGGGTCGGCGTTTCAATGTGGCGCGGAAGTGGGCGTGACTTTGACGGAAGGATGGGCGGCGAAATCGAGCGGGAGTTCCACCCAGGATTTGCAACCGGCCTGGGCGGCGGTGAGCCGGAATTTCACTGGCGTGAGAAGGCGATGCACCTGCACCGTGAGCAGATGAATGCCGGGCGGTTTGCTCCAATCGAATCGTTCGCGCACCGTGCTCTCGGTCCAGAGGTGTTGGGCATTGAGTGCTGCCACCTTCGACCAAGCGGTGAGGAAGCGGTGAGCGGTGAGTTCGGCGAAGGCGTTAAGCGAGACCTCTGGTGGGTCGTCGGACGAATCGTCGTCGTGACTCGGCAAATAGCGATCCGCGGCCGGCTTCAGTTTCTCGGCCTGGGCGTGAAAGCGGGTGGGCAGCAGCCAGAATCGGTTGGATTTCGCGGTGAAGCCGCCGCGACCTTCCGCGATGCCGCCTTTGCGCAGAATGATGGATTGTTCGCCAGCCACCAATGCGCCGACGATGGCGTGCCATTCTTTGAAGGCGGGAAACATGGAGAAAGCGGGAGAACGTGTGATCAGTTCGGCGTTATTCTAAAACCGGCCGGGCCGGAAAACAAGAAACCGCAGCGGTTAGGCTGCGGTTTCTCTAAAAAAGGACGTTTTCGGCGAACCCTTACTTCTTCGATTTGCTCTTCGAAGAGGCGGCCTTGGCGGCTTCCTTTTTGCGCACGTTATATGCCGCGCGACGCTTACGTTTTTGAATTTTATTAAGTTGTTGTCCCATAGGAACGAAGAGGTTGGAGGGACAATCCTCCCGAGGAAAGCGGGAAATACGGGTGTGGTTTTCGGCCGGAGAGCCCACGGGGCGTCAATGGTGATGAGCGGGATACCGCTCCGTCGACCCGCACGGATGGGCGCTGGTTTCCAGTTCGAGCGTGGCGTGGGTGATGTCGAATTTTTGCTCCAGGAGCGTGCGCACCCGTTCCAGCAGGGCATGGCCTTGCGGCAATTGGTTCGCCTGCACCACGATGTGGGCTTCGAGCGCGGTGTGATGTTCGTCGAGCTGCCACACGTGGAGGTGATGGATGTTTTCGACGCCGTCGAGATGCTCGACCGCGACACAGAGGTGATCCAAATCGAGGTGATCCGGAGCACCTTCCATTAGGATGTGCGCGGTTTGGCGCATCATGCCGAAGGAGGTGAACAGCACGTAGCCGCCGATCAGCAGTGAAATGGCCGGATCGACCCAGTTCCAACCTCGCCAATAAATCGCCGCGCCGCCGCCGAGCACGGCGAGTGAGGCGAGGGCATCGGTGAGATTGTGCACGAAGGCCGCGCGGATGTTGAGTCCGCCTTTGGACATCGACCACAGAAGGACAACGGTGCCCACGTCGACCACGAGAGCGATCAGCGAGGCGATCATGATCCAACCGCCCAACGGTTCCACCGGAGAGGCGAATCGCATCACGGCCGTTTTGATGAGGAACAGTCCCACCACGATGAGCGCGGTGAGGTTGATCAAGGCGCCCACGAGCTCCGCCCGTCGCCGACCGAAGGTGTAGCGGGCGTCGGGCCGGGCTCGACCGATGCGCCGGGCGAAGTAGGCGATGAGCAAGGCCGCGCAGTCGTTGAAGTTGTGCAAGGCATCGGCGTAGAGCGCGACGCTTCCCGCCAGTGCGCCGGCTACCCCTTCAAACACGGACAGACCCACATTTAGCCCCACCGCCCACAGCAGGGCGGCGTCGGACACGTTTTCGGTGCCGTGATCGTGGTGGTGGGAATGGCTCATGAGACGCGGGGCTTACGTGGCGATGGGCTTCACATCATGCTCCCGGTGGGCCATGCGGTAGAGGGCGGGTAGCACGACGAGCGTGAGCAGGGTGGAACTGATAATGCCGCCGATCACCACGGTGGCCAGCGGACGTTGCACCTCGGCGCCGGCGCCGGTGGCGAGGGCCATGGGCACGAAACCGAGGGAGGCGACGAGGGCAGTCATGAGCACCGGACGCAGGCGCGTCAGGCAACCCTCCTCCACGGCGGCGTCGAGTGGACGACCGGATTCCCGCAGCGAGCGGATGAACGAAATCATAACCAATCCGTTGAGCACCGCGACGCCGGAGAGCGCGATGAATCCCACGCCGGCCGAAATCGACAGCGGGATGTCGCGCCACCACAGCGCGGCGATGCCGCCGGTCAGCGCGAGCGGCACACCGGTGAAGACGAGCAGGGCGTCCTTGGCGTTGCCGAAGCTCATGAAGAGCAGACCGAAGATCAGCACCAACGCGACTGGCACCACCACGCGCAAACGTTGGGACGCGGAGAGCAGTTGCTCAAACGTGCCACCGTATTCGAGCCAGTAACCCGCGGGCACGGCGACGGTGGCGTTGATACGTGACTGCGCCTCGGACACGAATCCGCCGAGGTCGCGGCCGCGCACGTTGGCCGTCACGACGACGCGACGTTTGCCGTTTTCACGACTGATCTGAGCCGGGCCGGGCGCGATCGTGAGGTGGGCAATCTCGCGCAGCGGGATGAACGATTGCGGTTCCATTTCGATTTCGAGGCGCGGCTCGGTGCGCAACGCATCGGGGATGATACGGCCGGCATGGCGATCGAGCGGCGGCAGATGCACGGGCAGGTTGCCGAGCGCGTCGAGATCGTTGCGCAGGGACTCCGGCCAACGCACCAGCAGCTCGAAACGACGATCGCCTTCGAACACAAGTCCGACGTTGGAGCCGCCGATGGCCGTGGAGACAAGCTCCTGCACTTCCTCGATGGCGAGTCCGTAGCGAGCGATAGCCTCGCGGTCGAGATCGACGGTGAGCAAGGGCAGACCGGTGGTTTGCTCAACGCCCACATCGGCGGCGCCGGGCAGGGATTCCAGCACGGCGGCGATCTCGGCGGCGGTGGTGTTCATGACGTCGAGATCGTCACCGTAGACCTTGACGGCGACATCGGCGCGCACGCCGGAAATGAGTTCGTTGAACCGCATTTGGATCGGCTGAGTGAACTCATAGTTGTTACCCGGAACGGCGGTGGCCGTGGCCTCCAATCGGGCTAGAAAGTCGGTCTTGGGCAGATCTGGATCGGGCCACTCTTCGCGTGGTTTCAGGATGATGAACGTGTCGGCCACACTGGGCGGCATGGGATCGGTGGCGACCTCAGGCGTGCCGATTTTGGAGAAAACGCGATCCACTTCGGGCAGGGTTTTTATCGCCGTTTCGAGTTCGCGCTGCATGGCGACGGATTGGGTGAGGCTGGTGCCGGGAATGCGCAGGGCATGCATGGCGATGTCGCCCTCGTCGAGGTTGGGAATGAATTCCGTGCCCATGCGACTGGTGGCAAACGCGGCCAACGCGATCACCGCGAGTGCGCCGACGGCGGCGGCCGGCCGCACGCTCATGACGAAGCGCAGCGTGGGCCGGTAGACCGTTTTGGCGGCGCGGATGAGGACATTGTCCTTTTCCGAAACCCGCCCGCGCACGAGCAGCGCGACGGCGGCCGGCACGAACGTAACCGACAGAATCATCGCGCCGAGCAAGGCGGTCACGACCGTGAAAGCCATGGGGTGAAACATTTTTCCTTCGATGCCGGTGAGCGCAAAAATCGGCACGTAGACGACCGTGATAATGAACACGCCGAAGAGGGACGGCGTGATCACCTCGGCGGCAGCGGAGGCCGCCAGCCGGTGGCGTTCGTCGTGAGTGAGCAGGCGCCCGAGTCGATGTTGTTCGAGGCCGAAACGGCGCAGGCAGTTTTCGATGATGATGACGGCACCGTCGACGATGAGTCCGAAGTCGAGCGCGCCCAGACTCATGAGATTGCCGGACACGTGATTGCTCACCATGCCGGTGATGGTGAACAGCATGGCGAGGGGAATGACGGCCGCGGTGATGAGCGCGGCGCGGATGTTGCCCAATAGCAGGAAGAGAATCGCAATCACGAGCAGAGCGCCCTCGATGAGATTTTTCTGCACGGTGGCGATGGTGCGGTCGACCAACTCGGTGCGGTCATAGACCGGTCGCGCCACGATGCCGGGCGGCAGGCTCCGGTTGATCTCCGCGAGGCGAACGGCGACGCGCGAGGACACATCGCGGGAGTTTTCGCCCATGAGCATGAACACGGTGCCGAGCACAACCTCCTGACCGTTTTCGGTGGCGGCACCGGTGCGGAGTTCGGCCCCCAGCAACACGTCGGCAACGTCGCGGATGCGGATGGGCTGCCCGCCGCGACGGGCGACCACGATGGCCTCGATATCGGAGATGCCGCCGACCTGACCGGGCACGCGCACGAGATATTGTTCGCCGTGACGTTCGAGGTAGCCGGCGCCGACATTGGCGTTGTTGCGGGCGAGGGCGGTCATGACATCGCGCAGGGTGAGGTTGAACGCGAGCAGGCGGTCCGGGCGCGGCGTGACATGATACTGTTTCTTGTAGCCGCCAACGGTATTGACCTCGGTGACGCCGGTGAGATTGCGCAGTTGCGGACGCACGATCCAGTCCTGGATTTCGCGCAGGTCGGTCGGGGTGTAGGCCGTGCC is from Synoicihabitans lomoniglobus and encodes:
- a CDS encoding cation diffusion facilitator family transporter, which produces MSHSHHHDHGTENVSDAALLWAVGLNVGLSVFEGVAGALAGSVALYADALHNFNDCAALLIAYFARRIGRARPDARYTFGRRRAELVGALINLTALIVVGLFLIKTAVMRFASPVEPLGGWIMIASLIALVVDVGTVVLLWSMSKGGLNIRAAFVHNLTDALASLAVLGGGAAIYWRGWNWVDPAISLLIGGYVLFTSFGMMRQTAHILMEGAPDHLDLDHLCVAVEHLDGVENIHHLHVWQLDEHHTALEAHIVVQANQLPQGHALLERVRTLLEQKFDITHATLELETSAHPCGSTERYPAHHH
- a CDS encoding efflux RND transporter permease subunit; amino-acid sequence: MLEKLIHFAIRHRWLVLLLVGGLGALGVYNFNRLPIDAVPDITNVQVQINTEAPGYSPLESEQRVTYLVETAMAGLPRLDYTRSISRYGLSQVTVVFKDGTDIYFARQLVSERIQEVKSQLPPGLDPTMGPIASGLGEIFMFTVEPEDGARKPDGTAYTPTDLREIQDWIVRPQLRNLTGVTEVNTVGGYKKQYHVTPRPDRLLAFNLTLRDVMTALARNNANVGAGYLERHGEQYLVRVPGQVGGISDIEAIVVARRGGQPIRIRDVADVLLGAELRTGAATENGQEVVLGTVFMLMGENSRDVSSRVAVRLAEINRSLPPGIVARPVYDRTELVDRTIATVQKNLIEGALLVIAILFLLLGNIRAALITAAVIPLAMLFTITGMVSNHVSGNLMSLGALDFGLIVDGAVIIIENCLRRFGLEQHRLGRLLTHDERHRLAASAAAEVITPSLFGVFIITVVYVPIFALTGIEGKMFHPMAFTVVTALLGAMILSVTFVPAAVALLVRGRVSEKDNVLIRAAKTVYRPTLRFVMSVRPAAAVGALAVIALAAFATSRMGTEFIPNLDEGDIAMHALRIPGTSLTQSVAMQRELETAIKTLPEVDRVFSKIGTPEVATDPMPPSVADTFIILKPREEWPDPDLPKTDFLARLEATATAVPGNNYEFTQPIQMRFNELISGVRADVAVKVYGDDLDVMNTTAAEIAAVLESLPGAADVGVEQTTGLPLLTVDLDREAIARYGLAIEEVQELVSTAIGGSNVGLVFEGDRRFELLVRWPESLRNDLDALGNLPVHLPPLDRHAGRIIPDALRTEPRLEIEMEPQSFIPLREIAHLTIAPGPAQISRENGKRRVVVTANVRGRDLGGFVSEAQSRINATVAVPAGYWLEYGGTFEQLLSASQRLRVVVPVALVLIFGLLFMSFGNAKDALLVFTGVPLALTGGIAALWWRDIPLSISAGVGFIALSGVAVLNGLVMISFIRSLRESGRPLDAAVEEGCLTRLRPVLMTALVASLGFVPMALATGAGAEVQRPLATVVIGGIISSTLLTLVVLPALYRMAHREHDVKPIAT
- a CDS encoding DUF1802 family protein gives rise to the protein MFPAFKEWHAIVGALVAGEQSIILRKGGIAEGRGGFTAKSNRFWLLPTRFHAQAEKLKPAADRYLPSHDDDSSDDPPEVSLNAFAELTAHRFLTAWSKVAALNAQHLWTESTVRERFDWSKPPGIHLLTVQVHRLLTPVKFRLTAAQAGCKSWVELPLDFAAHPSVKVTPTSAPH
- a CDS encoding UDP-N-acetylmuramate--L-alanine ligase, with translation MGICGTAMGNVALLARTAGHEVLGADAGVYPPMSDVLAEAGITVHEGYDAARLAELAPDLVVIGNAMSRGNPEVEWLLESRALRFTSLPALLAETVLAGRKNLVICGTHGKTTTTSLTAFLLRENGRDPGFLIGGVPLDPPVGQHLGGAAEPFVIEGDEYDSAFFDKRSKFIHYAPHIAVLNNLEFDHADIFRDLEDVQRTFRHLSRIVPRNGFVLVNGDDTNLAALGDMDWTKIVRVGTGETNDVRITNFEEGPEGVAFTLTWGGREWGTVSWTTAGLFNARNAAMAATAAGLALDPSDPTGLSLAPLARFRGVRRRQEIKLQRDDLVVMEDFGHHPTAIAETLRSLRARYPAHRLVAAFEPRSNTARSRRLQDDFIQALRNADTVYVGAVSRADRMTAAERFDPAVVCSTLAAMSTAAHTADSNTGVLDRLLTELTVDNANGPMLVVFFTNGSFDGIIQKFVAQAEGKG